In bacterium, a genomic segment contains:
- a CDS encoding alpha/beta hydrolase family protein, whose translation MAAMTAADSALGALPVATLPDEAWSDRLFTGVGLALDAVVVEAMRRVIDRVLMPSAAELPALRAAAAPFLSGPLRDDPRRYFAFLRAPVAVVEPVTDRQRRHGGGVISSRRFASAYQPYAADPTAANDSVLVEHWTHEPGPPRGTVLALHGFSMGQPRLDAWALFASSWFARGLDVALLTLPYHGARTPAGARFSGQRFADPNPATMHEAVRRAVYEIELVRAWLIASGGGPVGLLGLSLGGYLTALVAGLVDDLAFAIPMVPPVCIGDLAWRFLGAQRHGAAAYSHAELRAMYRVHSPLTFPLRLERRRTLIIAGRGDRIVPPEHPHALWEHWGRPAIHWFSGSHLAPFGRDRIIAAVSDHLRRLEIL comes from the coding sequence ATGGCCGCGATGACCGCCGCCGATTCCGCGCTGGGCGCCCTGCCGGTCGCGACGTTGCCTGACGAGGCGTGGAGCGATCGCCTGTTCACCGGCGTCGGCCTGGCGTTGGACGCGGTCGTCGTCGAGGCGATGCGGCGGGTCATCGATCGCGTCCTGATGCCGAGCGCCGCGGAACTGCCCGCCCTGCGCGCCGCCGCCGCGCCCTTCCTCAGCGGCCCGCTGCGCGACGATCCGCGCCGCTACTTCGCCTTTCTGCGCGCGCCGGTGGCGGTGGTCGAGCCGGTCACCGACCGGCAGCGGCGGCACGGCGGCGGCGTCATCAGCAGCCGTCGCTTCGCCAGCGCCTATCAGCCGTACGCCGCCGACCCGACGGCGGCGAACGACAGCGTCCTCGTCGAGCACTGGACGCACGAGCCGGGGCCGCCGCGCGGCACGGTGCTGGCGCTGCACGGCTTCAGCATGGGGCAGCCGCGCCTCGACGCCTGGGCGCTCTTCGCCTCGTCCTGGTTCGCGCGCGGCCTGGACGTCGCCCTGCTGACCCTGCCCTACCACGGCGCTCGCACCCCGGCCGGCGCGCGCTTCTCCGGCCAGCGGTTCGCCGACCCCAACCCGGCCACCATGCACGAGGCGGTGCGGCGCGCGGTCTACGAGATCGAGCTGGTGCGCGCCTGGCTGATCGCGTCCGGCGGTGGACCCGTCGGCCTGCTCGGGCTCAGCCTCGGCGGCTACCTCACGGCGCTCGTCGCCGGTCTGGTCGACGACCTGGCGTTCGCGATCCCGATGGTGCCGCCAGTGTGCATCGGCGATCTCGCCTGGCGCTTCCTCGGCGCCCAGCGGCACGGCGCCGCCGCGTACTCGCATGCCGAGCTGCGCGCCATGTACCGGGTGCACTCGCCGCTCACCTTCCCGCTGCGGCTCGAGCGGCGGCGGACGCTGATCATCGCCGGCCGCGGCGACCGCATCGTGCCGCCGGAACACCCGCACGCGCTCTGGGAACACTGGGGCCGCCCCGCCATCCACTGGTTCAGCGGCAGCCACCTGGCGCCGTTCGGACGCGACCGGATCATCGCCGCGGTCTCCGACCACCTGCGGCGGCTCGAGATTCTCTGA
- the aceE gene encoding pyruvate dehydrogenase (acetyl-transferring), homodimeric type, giving the protein MDALFRADTDPADTQAWIESLDTVLHSEGPQRARYLLGRLIEHGFAKGVALPFSANTPYVNTIPADRQPLYPGDTQLERRIRALIRWNAMAMVVRANRLYSGIGGHISTYASCATLFEVGFNHFFRSHANGVAGDHVYFQGHASPGVYARAYLEGRLSAVQLHAFRRETAGGGLASYPHPWLMPEFWEFPTVSMGLSPISSIYQARFNRYLRDRGLHDTTRSHVWAFLGDGETDEPESLGAITLAAREHLDNLIWVINCNLQRLDGPVRGNGKIIQELEAVFRGAGWNVIKVVWGDDWDALLAKDVNGLLVRRMGEVPDGQFQKYTVSDGAYIRQHFFGTHPELLAMVEDLTDAKLRRLRRGGHDVEKVHAAYRAAVDHVGAPTVILAKTIKGYGLGEAGEGRNVTHQQKKLNEKELRDFRDRFGIPIADRDLLETPFYRPADDSEEVEYLLERRRALGGFVPQRRVHAVALPTPAPDWFAEFTVETGDREVATTMAIVRMLQRLMNEKEIGPRIVPIVPDEARTFGMDALFRKFGIYAHLGQRYEPADSDVVLYYRETTDGQLLEEGITEAGAMASFTAAGTAYATHGLPMIPFYFFYSMFGFQRIGDLIWQNADARGRGFLVGATAGRTTLAGEGLQHQDGHSHVLASVVPTLCAYDPAFAYELAVIVQDGLRRMFSDGEDCFYYLTVYNEQYPMPAMPAGVEHGIRRGLYQIAPAPPLAGAPRIHLFGSGAVLREALAAQPLLAERGVAAAVWSATSYSELRRDALACERWNRLHPEQPPRQPYVSACLADAPWPVVAVSDYMKAVPDQVARFVPAGLVPLGTDGFGRSDTREALRRFFEIDAASITVAALAELARRGSIPTERVTEAIRELAVDPDAADPATR; this is encoded by the coding sequence ATGGATGCCCTGTTTCGCGCCGACACCGATCCCGCCGATACCCAGGCCTGGATCGAATCCCTCGACACGGTCCTGCACAGCGAAGGCCCGCAGCGCGCCCGGTATCTGCTGGGGCGGCTGATCGAGCACGGATTCGCCAAGGGCGTCGCCCTGCCCTTCAGCGCCAACACGCCCTACGTCAACACCATCCCCGCCGACCGGCAGCCGCTCTACCCCGGCGATACCCAGCTCGAGCGCCGCATCCGCGCCCTGATCCGCTGGAACGCGATGGCGATGGTGGTGCGCGCCAACCGGCTGTACAGCGGCATCGGCGGCCACATCTCGACCTACGCCTCGTGCGCGACGCTCTTCGAGGTCGGCTTCAACCACTTCTTCCGCAGCCACGCCAACGGGGTCGCCGGCGATCACGTGTACTTCCAGGGCCACGCCTCGCCGGGCGTCTATGCCCGCGCCTACCTCGAAGGGCGACTGTCGGCCGTGCAACTGCACGCCTTCCGGCGCGAGACCGCGGGCGGCGGCCTCGCCTCGTATCCGCATCCCTGGCTGATGCCGGAATTCTGGGAGTTCCCGACGGTGTCGATGGGGCTGTCGCCGATCTCGTCCATCTACCAGGCGCGCTTCAACCGCTACCTGCGGGACCGCGGCCTGCACGATACGACGCGCAGCCACGTCTGGGCCTTTCTCGGCGACGGGGAGACCGACGAGCCGGAATCGCTGGGCGCCATCACGCTGGCGGCGCGCGAGCACCTCGACAACCTGATCTGGGTGATCAACTGCAACCTGCAACGGCTCGACGGGCCGGTGCGCGGCAACGGCAAGATCATCCAGGAGCTCGAGGCGGTGTTCCGCGGCGCGGGCTGGAACGTCATCAAGGTCGTCTGGGGCGACGACTGGGACGCGCTGCTGGCCAAGGACGTCAACGGCCTGCTGGTGCGGCGCATGGGCGAGGTCCCCGACGGCCAGTTCCAGAAGTACACGGTGTCCGACGGCGCCTACATCCGCCAGCACTTCTTCGGCACCCACCCCGAGCTGCTGGCCATGGTGGAGGATCTCACCGACGCCAAGCTGCGCCGCCTGCGACGCGGCGGGCACGACGTCGAGAAGGTCCATGCCGCCTATCGCGCCGCCGTGGACCACGTCGGCGCGCCGACGGTGATCCTCGCCAAGACCATCAAGGGCTATGGCCTCGGCGAGGCCGGCGAGGGCCGCAACGTCACGCACCAGCAGAAGAAGCTCAACGAGAAGGAACTGCGCGACTTCCGCGACCGCTTCGGCATTCCGATCGCCGACCGCGACCTCCTGGAGACGCCCTTCTACCGGCCGGCCGACGACAGCGAGGAGGTCGAGTACCTGCTCGAGCGCCGGCGCGCCCTCGGCGGCTTCGTCCCCCAGCGCCGCGTGCACGCGGTCGCGCTGCCGACGCCGGCGCCCGACTGGTTCGCGGAATTCACGGTGGAGACCGGCGACCGCGAGGTGGCGACCACCATGGCGATCGTCCGCATGCTGCAGCGGCTGATGAACGAGAAGGAGATCGGCCCCCGCATCGTCCCGATCGTCCCCGACGAGGCGCGCACCTTCGGCATGGACGCGCTGTTCCGCAAGTTCGGCATCTACGCGCACCTCGGCCAGCGCTACGAGCCGGCCGATTCCGACGTCGTGCTGTACTACCGCGAGACCACCGACGGACAACTGTTGGAGGAGGGCATCACCGAGGCCGGGGCGATGGCGTCGTTCACCGCCGCCGGCACCGCCTATGCGACGCACGGGCTGCCGATGATCCCCTTCTACTTCTTCTACTCGATGTTCGGCTTCCAGCGCATCGGCGATCTCATCTGGCAGAACGCCGACGCGCGCGGCCGCGGCTTCCTGGTGGGCGCCACCGCCGGCCGCACCACGCTCGCCGGCGAAGGCCTGCAGCACCAGGACGGCCACAGCCACGTCCTGGCGAGCGTCGTCCCCACGCTGTGCGCCTACGACCCGGCGTTCGCCTACGAGCTGGCGGTGATCGTCCAGGACGGCCTGCGGCGGATGTTCTCCGACGGCGAGGACTGCTTCTACTACCTGACCGTCTACAACGAGCAGTATCCGATGCCGGCGATGCCGGCCGGCGTCGAACACGGCATCCGCCGCGGCCTCTACCAAATCGCGCCGGCACCGCCGCTCGCCGGTGCGCCGCGCATCCACCTCTTCGGCAGCGGCGCCGTCCTGCGCGAAGCGCTCGCCGCGCAGCCGTTGCTCGCCGAGCGCGGCGTCGCCGCCGCGGTGTGGAGCGCCACCAGCTACAGCGAGCTGCGCCGCGACGCCCTGGCCTGCGAGCGCTGGAACCGCCTGCACCCCGAGCAGCCGCCGCGCCAGCCCTACGTCAGCGCCTGCCTGGCGGACGCACCGTGGCCGGTGGTCGCGGTCAGCGACTACATGAAGGCCGTTCCCGACCAGGTGGCGCGCTTCGTGCCGGCCGGACTGGTGCCGCTCGGAACCGACGGCTTCGGCCGCAGCGACACGCGGGAAGCCCTGCGCCGCTTCTTCGAGATCGACGCCGCGTCGATCACCGTCGCCGCCCTCGCCGAGCTGGCACGGCGCGGCAGCATCCCGACCGAACGGGTCACCGAGGCGATCCGCGAGCTCGCCGTCGATCCCGACGCCGCCGATCCCGCGACCCGCTGA
- a CDS encoding DMT family transporter: MEASAGARPLAPDADRRRRLRGIGIILCSSLLLGAMAVAVRVATRTMDAGQVAFVRFLGSLLVLLALRGGRGLRPRGTLPPVLLRGLFGGGAILLYYHAIASAGAGLATLLHCTYPIWTTVIAATLLRERVDARLGAALLLFLAGIAVVVGPGADLAQATTVGSLYALAASMLAGAAVSTARQLRAVESAYLVTTYFMAVGALLTAPALRHGVPPLDGSLLLVLLAVVLTSVAGQLLLHLGLGSAPAIEASLAAATAVVSATGFAALLLGERLEAHALLGAAVLVIAIGLAVGRR; the protein is encoded by the coding sequence ATGGAGGCCTCCGCCGGCGCCCGCCCGCTCGCGCCCGACGCCGATCGCCGGCGCCGGCTGCGCGGCATCGGCATCATCCTCTGCAGCTCGCTGCTGCTCGGCGCGATGGCGGTCGCGGTGCGGGTGGCGACGCGCACCATGGACGCCGGCCAGGTGGCCTTCGTCCGCTTCCTCGGCTCGCTCCTCGTCCTGCTCGCCCTGCGCGGCGGCCGCGGCCTGCGACCGCGCGGCACCCTGCCGCCGGTTCTGTTGCGCGGCCTCTTCGGCGGCGGCGCGATCCTTCTCTACTACCACGCCATCGCGAGCGCCGGCGCCGGCCTGGCCACCCTGCTCCACTGCACGTATCCGATCTGGACGACGGTGATCGCGGCCACCCTGCTGCGCGAGCGGGTCGACGCGCGGCTCGGCGCGGCGCTGCTCCTCTTCCTGGCCGGGATCGCCGTCGTCGTCGGTCCGGGCGCCGACCTGGCGCAGGCGACCACGGTGGGCAGCCTCTACGCCCTCGCCGCGTCGATGCTCGCCGGCGCCGCGGTCAGCACCGCGCGCCAGCTCCGCGCGGTCGAGAGCGCCTACCTCGTCACCACCTACTTCATGGCGGTGGGCGCGCTGCTCACCGCCCCCGCCCTGCGGCACGGCGTACCGCCGCTCGACGGCTCGTTGCTGCTGGTCCTGCTGGCCGTCGTGCTGACCTCGGTCGCCGGCCAGCTCCTGCTGCATCTCGGCCTCGGCTCCGCCCCCGCGATCGAGGCCAGCCTGGCCGCCGCGACCGCGGTGGTATCGGCCACCGGCTTCGCGGCGCTGCTGCTCGGCGAGCGCCTGGAGGCCCACGCCCTCCTCGGCGCCGCGGTGCTGGTCATCGCGATCGGCCTCGCCGTCGGCCGGCGGTGA
- a CDS encoding P1 family peptidase encodes MAARLSVNALGVAIGHWTDAAAATGCTVVLCPRGAVGAVAVRGGAPCARETEILAPTRGVAPRLVHGAVLAGGSVFGLAACDGVVRWLSERGIGLATGHACIPIVPALGLYDLGVGDPRRWPDAEAGRAACDNARREPPAEGRVGAGAGATVGKAAGMERCSRGGLGIARRALPGGGAVEAIIAVNAFGEVVDPGSGRILAGVRAMRGRGCEPIDRILAGHGSTPFGNTTIGVIVTDAALTREDATDLASQAHDGLARTIRPVHTRVDGDALIVLATGRRRARTAMGELIALQHAAVDAVGAAVLRAVAR; translated from the coding sequence GTGGCGGCCCGGCTCAGCGTCAACGCGCTCGGCGTCGCCATCGGGCACTGGACCGATGCCGCCGCCGCCACGGGCTGCACGGTCGTCCTCTGCCCGCGCGGCGCGGTCGGCGCGGTCGCCGTCCGCGGCGGCGCGCCCTGCGCGCGGGAGACCGAGATCCTGGCCCCGACGCGCGGCGTCGCGCCGCGCCTGGTCCATGGCGCCGTCCTCGCCGGCGGCAGCGTCTTCGGCCTGGCGGCCTGTGACGGCGTGGTGCGCTGGCTGAGCGAGCGCGGCATCGGTCTCGCGACCGGCCACGCCTGCATCCCGATCGTGCCCGCGCTCGGCCTCTACGATCTCGGTGTCGGCGATCCGCGCCGCTGGCCGGACGCCGAGGCCGGCCGCGCCGCCTGCGACAACGCCCGCCGCGAACCGCCGGCAGAGGGACGGGTCGGCGCCGGCGCCGGCGCCACGGTCGGCAAGGCGGCCGGCATGGAGCGCTGCAGCCGCGGCGGCCTCGGCATCGCCCGCCGGGCGCTGCCGGGCGGCGGCGCGGTCGAGGCGATCATCGCCGTCAACGCCTTCGGCGAGGTCGTCGATCCGGGCAGTGGCCGCATTCTCGCCGGCGTGCGCGCGATGCGCGGTCGCGGCTGCGAACCGATCGACCGCATCCTCGCCGGGCACGGTTCGACCCCGTTCGGCAACACCACCATCGGCGTCATCGTGACCGACGCGGCGCTGACGCGCGAGGACGCCACGGATCTCGCGTCGCAGGCGCACGACGGCCTGGCCCGTACCATCCGTCCAGTGCACACCCGCGTCGACGGCGACGCGCTGATCGTCCTCGCCACCGGCCGCCGGCGGGCGCGGACGGCGATGGGCGAGCTCATCGCCCTGCAGCATGCCGCGGTGGACGCGGTCGGCGCTGCCGTGTTGCGCGCCGTCGCGCGCTGA
- a CDS encoding oligopeptide transporter, OPT family yields MLRAARLSAPAQREMAAARRQSASPAPAPYVSAALAPAELSVRAILLGMALSATFGMVNAYLALKVGLTASASIPAAVLSMAVLRGILGRGTILENNVVQTTASSGDSLAAGIAFTVPALIFLGYDPSGFRIFLLAATAGLLGVVMLIPLRHELTIAEHDRLPFPEGTACATVLIAGDRGRAATQPVFVGIALGALYQFLSRGLLLWNQALFVSAASLHKLSFGAELTPLFLGVGYLVGARIAAIMLAGGLLAWMVLIPLFDAVAGTAAGTLLGLPVDLATQGPQAIWSTQVRFVGAGAVACGGVWSIARAAPVMWRAGASLLAAARAPASTGGPRTERDLPPLVVIGATTALGLAMWLVPAYEMRGPEVLLALVFSFFFVVVSGQIVGLIGTTSQPISGMTITALLVTAAVLAALGYDGRTGTAATLAVAAVVCTAAALAGDTIQDFKCGALVGATPRALELAQMVGVAVAALRAGWLLALLHAAYTLGSADLPAPQARLMATLAEGVMHGHLPWALLALGVALAAIAELAGLASLPFAIGLYLPITTTASLIFGGLIAARWGRGHRDDDPTVLFASGLIAGDALMGVLFAGLIVAGWGGVLALRAPAESGWLEAGLTALPFAALAAALVAYARRRAAR; encoded by the coding sequence GTGCTTCGAGCCGCTCGACTGAGCGCGCCGGCGCAGCGCGAGATGGCGGCGGCGCGACGGCAGTCCGCATCCCCGGCGCCGGCGCCCTACGTCAGCGCCGCGCTGGCGCCGGCCGAGCTCAGTGTCCGCGCCATCCTGCTCGGCATGGCGTTGTCGGCGACCTTCGGGATGGTGAACGCCTACCTGGCGCTGAAGGTCGGGCTCACCGCCTCCGCCTCGATTCCCGCCGCGGTGCTGTCGATGGCCGTCCTCCGCGGCATCCTCGGCCGCGGGACCATTCTCGAGAACAACGTCGTGCAGACGACGGCGTCGTCCGGCGATTCGCTCGCCGCCGGCATCGCCTTCACCGTGCCGGCGCTGATCTTCCTCGGCTACGATCCGAGCGGCTTCCGCATCTTCCTGCTCGCCGCCACCGCCGGCCTGTTGGGTGTCGTCATGCTCATCCCGCTGCGCCACGAGCTGACCATCGCCGAGCACGACCGCCTGCCCTTCCCCGAGGGCACCGCCTGCGCGACGGTGCTGATCGCCGGCGATCGCGGCCGCGCCGCGACCCAGCCGGTGTTCGTCGGCATCGCGCTCGGCGCACTCTACCAGTTCCTCTCGCGCGGCCTGCTGCTGTGGAACCAGGCGCTGTTCGTCAGCGCCGCCTCGCTGCACAAGCTGTCGTTCGGCGCCGAGCTGACGCCGCTCTTTCTCGGCGTCGGCTATCTCGTCGGCGCCCGCATCGCCGCCATCATGCTGGCCGGCGGCCTGCTGGCCTGGATGGTGCTGATTCCGCTGTTCGACGCGGTCGCCGGCACCGCCGCCGGGACGCTGCTCGGGCTGCCAGTCGACCTCGCGACGCAGGGACCGCAGGCGATCTGGAGCACCCAGGTGCGCTTCGTCGGCGCTGGCGCCGTGGCCTGCGGCGGGGTGTGGTCGATCGCCCGCGCCGCGCCGGTGATGTGGCGCGCCGGCGCCTCGCTGCTCGCCGCCGCCCGGGCGCCGGCGAGCACCGGCGGCCCGCGCACCGAACGCGACCTGCCGCCCCTCGTGGTCATCGGCGCCACCACCGCCCTCGGCCTGGCGATGTGGCTGGTGCCCGCCTACGAGATGCGCGGGCCCGAGGTGCTGCTGGCGCTGGTCTTCAGCTTCTTCTTCGTCGTCGTCTCCGGCCAGATCGTCGGCCTCATCGGCACCACCTCGCAGCCGATCTCCGGCATGACGATCACCGCGCTGCTGGTCACCGCGGCGGTACTGGCGGCGCTCGGCTACGATGGCCGCACCGGCACCGCGGCCACGCTCGCGGTCGCCGCGGTGGTCTGCACCGCGGCGGCGCTGGCCGGCGACACGATCCAGGACTTCAAGTGCGGCGCCCTCGTCGGAGCGACGCCGCGCGCCCTCGAGCTGGCGCAGATGGTCGGCGTCGCCGTCGCCGCGCTGCGCGCCGGCTGGCTGCTGGCGCTGCTGCACGCCGCCTACACGCTCGGTTCCGCGGATCTGCCGGCGCCGCAGGCCAGGCTGATGGCGACGCTCGCCGAGGGCGTCATGCACGGCCATCTGCCGTGGGCGCTGCTCGCCCTGGGCGTCGCCCTGGCGGCGATCGCCGAGCTCGCCGGCCTCGCCAGCCTGCCGTTCGCGATCGGGCTCTACCTGCCGATCACCACCACCGCGTCGCTCATCTTCGGCGGCCTGATCGCGGCGCGCTGGGGGCGCGGCCACCGCGACGACGACCCCACCGTCCTGTTCGCCTCCGGGCTGATCGCCGGCGACGCCCTCATGGGCGTGCTCTTCGCCGGACTGATCGTCGCCGGTTGGGGAGGCGTGCTGGCGCTGCGCGCACCGGCCGAGAGCGGCTGGCTGGAAGCAGGGCTCACCGCGCTGCCCTTCGCGGCGCTCGCCGCGGCGCTGGTCGCCTACGCGCGGCGGAGGGCGGCGCGATGA
- a CDS encoding Hsp20/alpha crystallin family protein translates to MSSQDVTNTNTEQRVYHRTPEVEIFEDDQALFVSADVPGVEPGQVDVSLDDGVLSIAARVERRGDGAFATEFRRRFTLREPSRYDADQISATLHHGVLELRLPKSERGRRRQIPVTIQ, encoded by the coding sequence ATGAGCTCGCAGGACGTTACCAACACCAACACGGAGCAGCGCGTGTACCACCGCACGCCGGAGGTCGAGATCTTCGAGGACGACCAGGCATTGTTCGTCTCCGCCGACGTCCCGGGCGTGGAGCCCGGCCAGGTCGACGTCTCGCTCGACGACGGGGTGCTCAGCATCGCCGCGCGCGTCGAGCGACGTGGCGACGGTGCGTTCGCCACCGAGTTCCGTCGCCGCTTCACGCTGCGCGAGCCGAGCCGCTACGACGCCGACCAGATCAGCGCCACGCTGCACCACGGCGTCCTCGAGCTGCGCCTGCCGAAGAGCGAGCGCGGTCGCCGGCGACAGATCCCGGTCACCATCCAGTAG
- a CDS encoding Hsp20/alpha crystallin family protein, whose amino-acid sequence MLVHVRRPRHAGGVRSLQREVDDVFRRAFGFDFLSAAPAASAVEIVPDADGVTVRAELPGVDPAAIAINVEGRTLTIKAERREERREKGAYQLRERAFGSFSHAFRLSDDLDGEAITAEAKHGVLTVRIPKRAEARPRQIEVKVI is encoded by the coding sequence ATGCTCGTTCATGTTCGCCGCCCCCGCCATGCCGGTGGCGTCCGCAGCCTGCAACGCGAGGTGGACGACGTGTTCCGCCGCGCCTTCGGGTTCGACTTTCTGTCTGCTGCCCCAGCCGCCTCGGCGGTCGAGATCGTGCCCGACGCCGACGGCGTGACCGTGCGTGCCGAGCTGCCCGGGGTCGATCCGGCGGCCATCGCGATCAACGTCGAGGGTCGCACCCTGACCATCAAGGCGGAGCGCCGCGAGGAGAGGCGCGAGAAGGGCGCCTACCAACTGCGCGAACGCGCCTTTGGCTCGTTCTCGCACGCCTTCCGGCTGTCGGACGATCTCGACGGCGAGGCGATCACCGCCGAGGCCAAGCACGGCGTTCTGACCGTCCGCATTCCCAAGCGCGCCGAGGCCAGGCCGCGGCAGATCGAAGTGAAGGTCATCTGA